In Pseudothermotoga hypogea DSM 11164 = NBRC 106472, the following are encoded in one genomic region:
- the lepA gene encoding translation elongation factor 4, with the protein MKDTRFIRNICTIAHIDHGKTTFVDRILELTKSVDPRKMHEQFLDQMDLERERGITIKAQPVKVIYNYDGQDYEINIIDTPGHVDFSYEVSRSMAACEGAVLIVDASQGIEAQTVAHSYLAIENELDIVPVLNKIDLPNANIEESLQQVADLLGVPKQDVLKMSAKTGEGVENVLRAIVEQVRPPKGDPNKPLRALIFDAKYDKYRGVIVYVRIFDGVLKKKDQILIMSTNQKYEVEEIGIFTPTMVPTDSLGPGEVGYVIAGIKEVSEAKVGDTITNALSPTDEPLPGYRDVKPMVYASVFPGLPEYYEELKKSLEKLKLNDWALTFEPTTSPALGFGFRCGFLGLLHMDVVRERLEREFEISVIMTAPNVEYKVLLRNGETIIVNDPAKFPEEDQIEKVYEPYVKLSIITPTDYMGNILTHLQNERRATLQHTENAGKNRIIMYFKAPLAEIISDFFDKLKAMSRGYASMDYEMMGFEESEIVKLTILVNREPVDALSTLVHKSKAYTVAKKLVDKLAELIPRHQFEIPIQAKASGRIIARADIKALRKDVLAKCYGGDVTRKMKLLEKQKEGKKKLREIGQVSIPQEAFLAILKIGQEEK; encoded by the coding sequence TTGAAGGACACCAGGTTCATAAGAAACATCTGTACGATCGCTCACATAGATCACGGCAAGACCACGTTCGTCGACAGGATACTCGAGCTCACCAAGAGTGTCGATCCACGAAAGATGCACGAGCAGTTCTTGGACCAGATGGACCTCGAGAGGGAACGTGGCATCACGATAAAGGCTCAGCCCGTAAAGGTGATCTACAACTACGATGGTCAGGATTACGAGATAAACATCATAGACACTCCGGGGCACGTCGATTTCTCGTACGAGGTCAGCAGGAGCATGGCGGCCTGCGAAGGCGCCGTGCTGATCGTGGACGCTTCGCAGGGAATAGAAGCGCAGACCGTGGCGCACAGTTATCTTGCCATCGAGAACGAGCTCGACATCGTTCCCGTGCTCAACAAGATAGATCTTCCCAACGCCAACATTGAAGAGAGTCTGCAACAGGTTGCGGACCTGCTCGGAGTGCCGAAACAAGACGTGCTGAAAATGAGCGCCAAGACGGGTGAAGGTGTGGAAAACGTTTTGAGGGCGATCGTAGAACAGGTCAGACCGCCGAAGGGTGATCCCAACAAACCTTTGAGAGCGCTCATCTTCGACGCAAAGTACGACAAGTACAGGGGCGTCATCGTTTACGTTCGCATCTTCGACGGAGTTCTCAAAAAGAAAGACCAGATACTGATCATGTCGACGAACCAAAAATACGAAGTCGAGGAGATCGGAATCTTCACCCCAACCATGGTTCCGACGGACAGTTTGGGACCGGGTGAGGTGGGTTATGTCATCGCTGGAATAAAGGAAGTTTCCGAAGCGAAAGTCGGCGACACGATTACGAACGCTCTCTCACCCACGGACGAACCCTTGCCAGGCTACAGGGACGTCAAACCCATGGTGTACGCGAGCGTGTTCCCTGGACTTCCCGAGTACTACGAGGAGTTGAAAAAATCGCTTGAAAAACTCAAACTGAATGACTGGGCACTCACTTTCGAGCCGACCACTTCACCCGCCTTGGGCTTCGGTTTCAGGTGCGGTTTTCTCGGTTTACTGCACATGGACGTGGTGAGAGAAAGACTCGAGCGCGAGTTCGAAATTAGCGTGATCATGACCGCGCCGAACGTCGAGTACAAGGTGCTTCTCAGAAACGGTGAAACGATCATCGTGAACGATCCAGCGAAGTTCCCGGAAGAGGATCAGATAGAGAAGGTGTACGAACCTTACGTGAAACTTTCGATCATCACACCGACAGATTACATGGGAAACATTCTGACGCATCTGCAGAACGAAAGAAGGGCCACTCTGCAACACACCGAGAACGCGGGAAAGAACAGGATCATCATGTATTTCAAAGCACCACTCGCTGAAATCATCAGCGATTTCTTCGACAAGCTGAAAGCGATGAGTAGAGGTTACGCTTCCATGGACTACGAGATGATGGGCTTTGAGGAATCCGAGATCGTCAAGCTCACCATCTTGGTAAACAGAGAACCTGTGGATGCTCTTTCGACGCTGGTCCACAAGAGCAAGGCCTACACGGTCGCGAAAAAACTGGTGGACAAGCTGGCAGAACTCATACCGAGGCACCAGTTCGAAATACCCATTCAAGCGAAGGCTTCGGGCCGCATCATCGCGAGGGCGGACATCAAGGCTCTAAGAAAAGACGTGCTCGCAAAATGTTACGGTGGCGATGTGACGAGGAAGATGAAGCTTTTGGAAAAACAGAAAGAGGGAAAGAAGAAACTGAGAGAAATAGGTCAGGTGAGTATTCCACAGGAAGCCTTCCTCGCGATACTGAAGATAGGTCAGGAAGAAAAGTGA
- a CDS encoding P1 family peptidase translates to MRPRFRDVGLTFGKLEPGERNLLSDVEGVRVGHVTIVSNEPTIVRTGVTVIVPSEEIFEKPLSAACSVLNGFGKSIGLMQIEELGQIETPIVLTNTLSVGYAFQGVVELVKTKKKFRTLNPVVGECNDGFLNDILYPAVKPEHVVEAYEKASEVFELGSVGAGTGTGMVSFGFKGGIGSASRKLKDGHVLSALVLANFGSFDDLTILGKRACEHVKSGVVKKSEGSIVIVLATDVPLDSRQLKRVARHSFLALGMLGSAGHHGSGDVCIAFSTKEGHVRDEKELFDELFRAAVESVYEAICDALFCAETVDGFCGRVEAMPIDWLLNGGR, encoded by the coding sequence GTGCGACCGCGTTTCAGAGACGTTGGATTGACTTTCGGAAAACTCGAACCTGGAGAGAGGAACCTTTTGAGCGACGTGGAAGGTGTGCGCGTCGGTCACGTCACGATAGTTTCGAACGAACCGACCATCGTTCGAACTGGTGTAACAGTCATAGTGCCGAGCGAAGAGATCTTCGAAAAACCTCTGAGTGCGGCGTGCAGTGTTCTGAACGGGTTTGGAAAATCGATTGGGCTGATGCAGATAGAAGAACTCGGGCAGATCGAAACACCGATCGTGCTCACCAACACTTTGAGCGTTGGGTACGCGTTTCAAGGTGTCGTTGAACTGGTGAAAACTAAGAAAAAGTTTAGAACGCTCAATCCCGTGGTGGGTGAGTGCAACGACGGTTTTCTGAACGACATACTCTATCCCGCAGTGAAGCCTGAGCACGTTGTCGAAGCGTACGAGAAGGCGAGCGAAGTTTTTGAACTGGGTTCTGTGGGCGCGGGCACGGGCACGGGCATGGTCAGTTTTGGGTTCAAAGGTGGTATAGGCAGTGCCTCGAGAAAGCTCAAAGACGGACACGTTCTTTCAGCTCTCGTACTCGCCAACTTCGGTAGCTTTGACGATCTCACGATACTGGGAAAGAGGGCTTGTGAACATGTGAAAAGTGGTGTGGTGAAAAAGAGTGAAGGTTCGATCGTGATCGTTCTGGCCACAGATGTACCACTCGATTCAAGACAACTGAAACGTGTCGCGAGACATTCTTTCTTGGCACTCGGTATGCTGGGTTCTGCGGGTCATCATGGCAGTGGAGATGTTTGTATAGCGTTCTCAACTAAAGAAGGTCATGTACGCGACGAGAAAGAACTTTTCGACGAACTTTTCAGGGCTGCGGTTGAAAGCGTTTACGAAGCGATCTGTGACGCGCTCTTCTGCGCCGAAACCGTGGATGGTTTTTGTGGTAGAGTGGAGGCGATGCCGATCGACTGGCTTTTGAACGGAGGTAGATAG
- the cmr1 gene encoding type III-B CRISPR module RAMP protein Cmr1: MSFERLEVECRVITPMFSRGAQQSSSGQYPFELRPQSIKGVLRFWFRAVAPLVINVYELDVDGLPEKEKKKWRNVKYKGLKFLEGLIFGSQERRAPFGLMVNPFDRVQTKSLGQIEIEYKVKFKNQLIKSMGSGNLITTYDYIFYGLYDTPKMTVSEKGTVSKYLPQDSILTLTFFFHDPKVKEIILSLLQLISIFSGFGAKTRKGFGGFEIVNPQGYQRSVEKYKDVIEKVTKMIKEFIEEHNRKSDVPKLVLGRTNFNGLPEFPSFTHCKVFKLDNLADSAPTEVFKRLYKIQIDKQKRKVVERGWYPELKHKLRRLNGDCVEDLKNALLKGSHQITIPPSILGLPLQYQNLQDKNNPNLFRGIKVILYSSLEEVEQMRNDEIEGRKASPLFISIHKFSDGWKPIVLILESKITSKANLGLEKDVQTMGAISKVFEVIGFENYEKLEKIIEKEMGGVCI; this comes from the coding sequence GTGAGCTTCGAACGGCTTGAGGTCGAATGCAGGGTGATCACTCCGATGTTTTCCAGAGGAGCTCAGCAGAGTTCGTCTGGACAATACCCTTTCGAGTTGAGACCTCAAAGCATCAAGGGAGTTTTGAGATTCTGGTTCAGAGCCGTTGCACCACTCGTGATAAACGTCTATGAGCTCGACGTCGATGGACTGCCGGAAAAAGAGAAGAAAAAATGGAGGAACGTGAAGTACAAAGGTTTGAAATTCCTCGAGGGCTTGATCTTTGGTTCACAAGAAAGAAGAGCACCTTTTGGATTGATGGTGAATCCGTTTGACCGCGTTCAAACTAAGTCTCTCGGACAAATTGAAATTGAATACAAAGTTAAATTTAAAAATCAACTCATTAAATCTATGGGAAGCGGGAATCTAATAACAACATATGACTACATATTCTACGGACTTTATGATACCCCAAAAATGACCGTTTCTGAGAAAGGGACCGTTTCTAAGTATCTCCCACAAGACAGCATCCTCACGTTAACCTTCTTCTTCCACGATCCAAAGGTTAAGGAGATCATCCTATCACTCCTTCAACTGATTTCCATCTTCTCTGGTTTTGGAGCCAAGACGCGCAAGGGATTTGGAGGGTTCGAGATCGTCAATCCGCAAGGTTATCAGCGCTCGGTGGAGAAATACAAAGATGTCATCGAGAAGGTTACGAAAATGATCAAAGAATTTATCGAAGAACACAACAGAAAGAGCGACGTTCCAAAGCTTGTCCTCGGCAGAACGAATTTCAACGGTCTACCGGAGTTTCCGAGTTTCACACATTGCAAAGTTTTCAAGCTGGACAATTTAGCCGACTCGGCTCCGACAGAAGTTTTCAAGCGACTTTACAAAATTCAGATTGATAAGCAGAAGCGAAAAGTCGTCGAAAGGGGTTGGTATCCAGAGTTGAAGCATAAGTTGAGACGTTTGAACGGTGACTGCGTTGAAGATCTGAAAAACGCCCTGCTCAAAGGAAGTCATCAGATCACGATCCCACCGTCCATATTGGGTCTGCCACTTCAGTATCAGAATCTGCAAGACAAGAACAATCCCAATCTCTTCAGGGGTATCAAGGTGATCCTCTACTCCTCACTTGAGGAGGTCGAACAGATGAGGAATGATGAAATTGAAGGTCGCAAGGCTTCTCCACTCTTCATATCGATCCACAAATTTTCGGACGGCTGGAAACCGATCGTTCTGATCTTGGAAAGCAAGATCACGAGCAAGGCGAACCTTGGCCTTGAGAAAGACGTTCAGACGATGGGGGCGATAAGCAAAGTGTTTGAAGTGATTGGATTTGAGAATTATGAAAAACTTGAAAAGATAATCGAAAAAGAGATGGGGGGTGTGTGCATTTGA
- a CDS encoding TM1812 family CRISPR-associated protein, with the protein MTLLYQIGRPVSKRKPGETEKLVDFSVDGRIYTESLSGMALKRALSDEGKQTKLVLIYPVSAVLSKDMEPPNDLEQYLRFPKEYLREQLLQENVDDLFVIHSLGTYMYFDREVTFDVKYDDIVLEIFFELVKRYLQEKPEDIYVDVSTGHNISVVALVEAVDHFLNFLAFLHIDREKVPRVFQAFSDPIIDNRSSIFKIHVQPIEHQFHFSSPLLSYMEKNGVKRDDRLNVLKKALKDKAFAEESVEMRTAKRELTNMLLKSVLVFLSISKSLPLPLYYFDRVGTLDPTINVNLDDPDTVKNRLFAFVDYTLQRLQRDYSRSLGLDKEFLIAVVNELALYDGLVSMLFENDIKSFDREKSLAFELLCEKFGQILKKLKIESILFESETSNLKNRFKNSEHLDRWISMSVVYDSDEQMDSKPDQRNFYAHIGLERTITEVRFEGKEVYLRYREDAPFKTIFKYVLEA; encoded by the coding sequence TTGACATTGTTGTATCAAATCGGCAGGCCCGTGTCAAAGAGAAAACCAGGTGAGACGGAAAAACTTGTCGATTTCAGTGTTGATGGAAGAATTTACACAGAATCCCTGTCGGGGATGGCACTGAAAAGGGCTCTGTCGGACGAAGGCAAACAGACGAAACTGGTTCTGATCTACCCCGTAAGCGCAGTCTTGAGTAAGGACATGGAGCCTCCGAACGATCTCGAACAATACCTTCGTTTTCCCAAGGAGTACCTGAGGGAACAGCTTCTGCAAGAGAACGTGGACGATCTGTTCGTCATCCACTCTTTGGGAACTTACATGTACTTCGATCGAGAAGTGACCTTCGATGTGAAGTACGATGACATCGTCCTGGAGATCTTTTTCGAGCTCGTCAAGAGATACTTGCAGGAAAAACCTGAAGATATCTACGTCGATGTTTCCACAGGCCACAACATCTCTGTGGTCGCGTTGGTCGAGGCCGTCGATCATTTCTTGAACTTTTTGGCTTTTCTCCACATCGATCGAGAGAAAGTTCCGAGGGTTTTCCAAGCTTTCTCTGATCCGATAATCGACAACAGATCTTCCATCTTCAAGATCCACGTCCAGCCCATCGAGCATCAATTTCATTTCAGCTCGCCTCTGCTTTCTTACATGGAGAAGAATGGCGTCAAACGCGATGACAGGTTAAACGTCCTTAAAAAAGCGTTGAAGGATAAAGCTTTCGCAGAAGAGAGCGTGGAAATGAGGACGGCCAAGAGGGAACTCACAAACATGCTTTTGAAAAGCGTTTTGGTCTTCCTCTCGATCTCGAAATCGTTGCCCTTACCGTTGTATTACTTCGATCGTGTCGGTACACTCGATCCAACGATCAACGTAAATCTTGATGATCCAGACACGGTCAAGAATCGTTTGTTCGCGTTCGTCGATTATACCCTCCAAAGACTCCAGAGGGATTACTCGCGTTCTTTGGGTTTGGACAAGGAATTTCTGATAGCAGTTGTAAACGAGCTCGCTCTCTACGATGGATTGGTTAGCATGCTGTTCGAGAACGACATCAAATCTTTCGACAGAGAGAAGAGTTTGGCATTTGAACTTCTATGCGAGAAGTTTGGGCAAATACTCAAGAAACTGAAGATCGAGAGTATCCTCTTCGAGAGCGAGACGAGCAATCTAAAGAACCGGTTCAAGAATTCGGAACATCTCGATCGATGGATCAGTATGTCGGTCGTGTACGATTCGGACGAACAGATGGATTCTAAACCCGACCAGCGAAACTTCTACGCGCACATAGGCCTTGAGAGGACGATCACAGAAGTACGGTTTGAGGGAAAAGAAGTGTACCTTCGCTACAGAGAGGACGCACCATTCAAAACGATATTCAAGTACGTCCTTGAAGCCTGA
- the ruvC gene encoding crossover junction endodeoxyribonuclease RuvC yields the protein MKILGLDPGFGTFGYGVIEVFGNKLCHVAHGAIITEKDEPIQSRLKSLYEQIKKIVQSHSPDEVAVEQLFFYKNVTTAIAVGEARGVSLLAVVELDIPIFEYTPHVVKKAVTGSGKASKGDVQKWVTLLLGLKEKPRPDDAADALAIAICHAHRRMFERRFEQ from the coding sequence TTGAAAATACTTGGGCTCGACCCGGGGTTTGGCACGTTCGGCTACGGAGTCATCGAAGTCTTCGGGAACAAGCTCTGCCACGTGGCCCACGGTGCCATCATCACAGAGAAAGATGAGCCGATCCAGTCGAGGTTGAAAAGCCTCTATGAGCAGATCAAAAAAATCGTTCAGAGCCATTCGCCCGATGAGGTGGCCGTGGAACAGCTGTTCTTTTACAAGAACGTGACCACAGCCATTGCGGTTGGAGAGGCTCGCGGCGTGTCGTTGCTCGCAGTGGTGGAGCTCGATATTCCCATCTTCGAGTACACGCCGCACGTGGTGAAAAAGGCGGTCACAGGGAGCGGGAAGGCCAGCAAGGGCGATGTTCAGAAGTGGGTCACGCTCTTGCTGGGGCTGAAAGAAAAGCCGAGGCCGGACGACGCCGCCGACGCGCTCGCAATCGCTATATGTCACGCGCACAGAAGAATGTTCGAGCGGAGGTTCGAGCAATGA